Genomic DNA from Segatella copri:
TCTTCGTGCCACTCCATCCGATAGTCGAGAAGATTCTTTCGCTCTACAATACCACGGACGACAGCAAGCCTGTTTTTCCACTGGGTGAGAAGAAAGACATCTATCTTGATGTGCATACCCTTGGAATGGTGCTTGGCATAAGCAATAAGTTGGGATTCCACGCCAGCCGCCATACATTCGGAGTCTTGATGCTCAACGAGGACATTCCCATCGGCAGCATAGCCAAGATGATGGGACACGCAGACATCACAAGCACACAGGTCTATGCGCAGGTGACGGAGCAGAAGATTTCAAATGACATGGATAAGCTTATTGCCAAGCGAGAAAGAAACAAAAATCCAATGGCATAGACCTGCCATAAAGCAACGTTCCTTGGAGGCTTTGCGCCTCCAGCCACTTGGGCGAACCACCGCAGTGTGTTTTAGCATGGTATTAGATTTATACAGGTAACACAAATGATACCCGGCAAACACGAACAACTCGGTATAGCCAATAAAACGAGGCGACAACCTATAACAACCACGCTCGGTAAGTTATACGTTGTCGCCTTGTTCATTTCACCCCACTCATCAAGGACATGTATTTCTCCTACAAGCCCTTCATTCTGTACGCCTCACGATAGTTAGCCATCAGAATCTTCTGAATGTCGGACTCGCGGTAGAGTATCTTTCCGCCAAGCTGGATATACGGGATGACACCGTTGTTTCGGTAGTCCTGCAGGGTTCTTCGGCTCAGTTGCAGTCTGGCACAAAGCTCCTTGTCCGTCATGAAGCGCTCACCGTCAAGCATGGGGCGGTAGTTCATCACGGCACGTTCAAAATTGTCAACCATTCGGTTGAGGTGGTTCACGATGTGGTTCATCCACTCGCTGTTTCTTGTCATTACTTCATTGCTCATAGTTGTCTCGTTTTATTGTTGATACTTACGTTACTCGTTTTACTTGCTGCATTGGATAAAGTGGCTGTTGTATATTGACAGCCTAACCTGTGCGCTTGCGAAAACGCATGTCCTTTTTCTTGTCCTCCACTACTGCTATGATAGCCATCACGTCCTCCGGCTTGTAGTAGGTCTTGTGGCTGATTTGCGTATAAGCCAAAGTTCCGTTGTCCCGAAGCGTCTGCACTGTCCGTGGGCAGATGTTGAGCGTCTGACACACGTCCTGCGTGTCGAGCCACTTGTTCATGGTCTTGTCCTCACTGCGCTCACGGATTCTGTCCATGCGCTTCACGAAGTTCTCCAACTGGGCATCAAGATAGTTGAATGCCTCTTCCTCGAATACGATGAATCCCATACTTTTCTTTTTTCTAAGTTAATACTATGTTATATGTCGCAAAGCTCCACGCATATGCTGTGCTCCACGCTTGTGAGTGCAAAGATAAGGCACGGCAATCTAAAAACAAGCGTTTTCAATTTCTGTGGCAGTATGTTGCCGGGGTTTGCCGACTTCAACGCCAAAAACAACAAGAAAAACTTGCACGACTGCAACGAATACATGAACAATGATGAGTTGAGAAATACGTTGAAGTTCTCACAACTATCTCGGTATGCAAATAAGCAAGCCACAACTAAATTGCCACGTTACATCCAATCAGTTGCATGGCTGCACTCAGTACACTTACTTTGCACCCGACAATCGGTCAATGGTGCAAACCGTGACCACTATACTAACAAATAAACAGCATAAGCTATGGCAAGAACAAAAGATGCAGTCTTGGCTCCTGAGCAAAAGGAGCTGATGGAAAAAGAGTATTTGGATTTTGTTAAACCATCCACGTATGGCAACAAAGCCAATCCAAGTAGTTGTGATTCTCTCTATGATGATGTAGAGAACCCAGAGTTGAGAGCAATTGTAGAGAAAGTTGCTGCAACAACTCCCTATAGAGAGGAAACATCAACGAACGAGGCTCAATCGCCACCGAATCCGCTGAAGCGCATCAGTGGCAAGCAGCGCAAGGCGACATTGGAGGAGTATCAGCAGACCTTCCTCCAAGTTCCAAGGATTGACGACCGCAAGCCAGTCTTCGTCAGTTCCGATGTACGAGACCGTCTTGATCGTGTCGTCCGCATCCTCGGAGGGAGACGCATGAGCGTATCGGGCATCATCGAGAACATCGTGCGCCACCACCTAAGCCTTTATGAAGAGGACTTCGAGGCTTGGCGCAAATTGTGAGAATTAAGGTCTGCGACCTTGGACGTGGATAGCTGAAAGGCTGTAGTTCCAACTAACGTGTTCTGAGAGGGAGCGAGGTTATGTTTTGGGAACCCCAAAACGCCTCGCTCCACCATGAGGGCGGAGGAATTTTGCTCCCAACGGTCGCAGAAAGTGAGTGTACCAACTGTAAACAGTGTATCTAATGACAAACGTACAGGAACAAGACAAGAGAAAGGGCGGAAGACCGCCTACGGGCAGGGTTCGCAAACTGTCGAAGTCTGTCACGGTGAAGTTCTCGAAGCCAAGCTACGAGGCATTGAGACTGAGGGCGAGAAAAGCCAACCGCAAGTTGGCGGAGTATATCCGAGAGTCCGCCTTGAACGGCGAGGTGGTGAGCGGACACAACACAGAGACGGTTGCCATTGCCAAGAACCTCATCGGTATGGCTAACAATCTCAACCAACTTACCAAGCTGTCGCATCAGAGAGGTTTCCATGAAACTCATGTGTATGTGGTGGACTTGTTGAGAAGATTGAAAACCGTCCTTATCGAGTATCGGCAAGGAAATTCCAAACCGAATCAAAGCAGAATGAACAGAAGGGAGGATACACCATGATAGGCAAGCTAAAGAAGGGCAGCTCATTTGGTGGTTGCATCCGCTATGTTACAGGCAAGGACGAGGCGAAAATCATCGCCTCAGATGGCGTGTTGCTCGGTACGAATGCCGAGATAACGCAAAGTTTCGAGCTACAAAGGCAACTGAATCCAAGGATTAAGAAGCCTGTAGGGCACATAGCTTTGAGCTTCAAGCCCGGGGACAAGCCACGGTTAACGGATGAATTCATGGCTAAGATAGCCCTTGAATACATGCAAATGATGGGCATCACCGATACCCAATTCATCATCGTAAGGCATCACAACACGGACAATCCACATTGCCATATCGTATATAACCGCATCAACAATGAGGGCAAACTCATATCAGACGCCCACGATTACAGGCGTAATGAGCAGGTGACCAAGGCTCTAAAATCCAAGTATGGACTGACCTACGGAACGGACAAGAGCAATACTAATACTCGCAAGTTACGCAATGCTGAGCGTGCCAAATACGAGATTCACAATGCCGTCAAGGATGCCTTGAAAGGCGCTGATAGTTGGCAGAAGTTCAAGAATGAACTTGCAAAGCGAGGTGTTCACTTGGAGTTTGTCTATATGGATAAGGAGCAAACCAAGGTACAAGGCATCCGTTTCAGCAAGGATGGATATAGCTTCAAGGGTACGCAGATTAGCCGAGAATACAGCTTTGGCAAACTGAATGCGAGATTTGAGGGAACGGAGAACCTTTTATCAGCAAGAGCCAGCTCTGCTCAGCAATATGAGCAGGGCTGTCGCAAGAATGAGCAGGTGCCATCCATATCGGAGAGCAGCCAGGACCCTTGGGACGGTATTTCTTCCATTGGACTTTTTGCTTCTGCCAATGCACAGACCTTTGAGCAATTCCCAGAGGATGAATCATCCAAGAAGAAAAAGAAGAAACGCAGAAGAGGCTTTAGCCTTTGATGCAAGTTACAAACCATTCAAACAACATAAGAAAGATGAAAGAAGAAATGTTAGAAGCCATCTACGGCACAGTTGAGACCTCAGTTCGGGATAACGAGCTCTATCTAAAGGCTTTATAATGTTTTTATATAAGGGACACAGAGGCTTGGCAACCATCTATATATCTTGGATGGTTGCTGAGACAAAATCCTCATGTAAAATATGCAATGTTAGAAAAGACTAAGCTGTTTCGTATCTTCGATAACGTATCCAGTAAGTGCCTTGGGCTTGTTGTCAAAGAAACAGTATGCCCCTAATGCAGAAATAATATTTATGATGAAATTCGCAACAGACCTGTGACGTGAATGTACTATCTGAGCCGTATTTTTCAACAGGTCATTAATCGTTTCAATGATGTATCTTTTGCGTAGCATCATCTTGTCATAGAACGGCATTAGTTTGTTCTTCATGTTCACTCTCAGTCCTGTTACCAACTGGATGCCTTCCTCAAAAAGCGAATCGAAGAGTTTTTGCGAGATATATCCTTTATCTGCAAACAGCTTACCATACAGACGTTTAGCCAACACATCGAATACCGTTGGATCTTTGTCGCTAACGTTTGCACCAGTGAGAACAAAAGCAATTATCTCACCTCTATCATTACAAGCCAGATGTAGCTTGAACCCATGACACCATCCCATTGTTCCCTTTCCGTTTGTGGCAATGCCTTTGAACACTTTGTTGGCATAACGCCTGAGATTGTGGCATATTGGTATCATGGTTGAATCAACAAAGGTTATACCTGTACATCTGCCAAAAGCACGGAGATTCAGGAAGAACATGAGAGGGAAGAATACGCGACTTTCAAGTTCTACAAAACGGTTATAAGACACCGCATTTGGAAAATATGACTTCAAAGTTCCTCTAATAAAGAATAGGTAATAATGCTTGAAGTTTCGGAACGAGCCGAAATGGAAATACAGCAAAATCGTCATGATTTCACTATCAGATAAAGAGGCTTTACGTCGTCTGCGCTTTACTCCATCTTCACCCAAAAGCAATTTTCCTGCATTTTCAGCATCAAAAACTTTGTAAAATTCATCAATAATACAAAATAATTCTGTAACTTTGTCCTTGGTAATCTCCATAATGATATCTTTTTATGTTTGTAACTAATTGGATTTCAACTACAAAGATACAAAAAATATCGGAGATTACCAACTTTTTTAGGCACTATTTCTTATCCCGAACTGAGGTAGTTGAGAGATTGGAGCAAAAAGTCGATGAACTTTCTGCTTCACCAAAGTACGCAGGAGCGGAAACCGTTCCTGCAAGTAATGACACAACCAAGTTGGAGAAATCAATCATTGCTATGTTTGGCAAGGAAGAGGAAGTCAGAGGTAAAATATCCAAATTAAGAGATGCCATTGTTGTTTTTGTTGACCTTATCAAGGCTGAACTCGGCAAAAATGAGCAGCGAAGCAAGCTCTTGGTTGATGCTGTCAAGCAGATGAGACAAGAGAATGATGTTTCCTCGAAGGCATTGCAAGACAAACTTGAAGTGATGAACAATTCACCTCAGAAGAAACTTGTCACCCATCGCTTCGAGCCTACATCAAAGTATGTTCTTCTTTTCATTGGCGGCTTGGCTCTATCTCTCGTTCTCTCCATTTGGGGCAACCTCACCCAATGGCGAGAGCACCAAGATTGGGAGGAGGCAGACTTGAAGTATAGAGCTTTGAAGATGGTTCTGTCTGCTGATGACCCAAACATCTTATATATAGAGAAGCACTTCTCTGTAAACAGAGACGAAAATGTCATAGACTATGTCAAAAATCGTGTTGCAGCTTACGAAGATTCTGTTCTCAAATACAATGAAATGGTACGGATGGCTGCATACAAAGACAGTGTAGCTAATGAACTTCGCAGAGAGTCTAATAGCATAAAACGTACTATTAAAAATTACCAATAATTTTTATCCAACACCCCAATGAGATGGAATTTACATTCAAATCCATTTCATTGGGACATATAATTAAAACTGTTTATTTGTTTCTAATAACATATTCAAATTCATCAAAATTCTCATATCCTAATTCTATTAAGACTTGGCGACTGTGTTTCCTGTCATCTTCGGTATTGAACTTGGGGATTATGGGGAGACGAAGGATGATCTTGTCTTTATGTTTGGCATGAGTGTTGAGCCAGACAAGGTTGTCGATAACTTGCCGGTTGGGCTTACCTGTGTAGGCTTGATAGATGGCAGGATTCATGTCCTTGATGTCGATGATAAAGGAGTCTATGTATGGGGTGACTTTTTCCAAGTGATGGCGAGGTACGTTTAGACTCGTCTCCATCGTAAAGTGCCATCCCTCTGGGCATAGTTCACAAAACTCCTTTATGAATGAACTCCACAGAAGCGGTTCACCTCCACCAAAACAGATGCCGCCTCCTGTAGCTAAGAAGTAGAGGTTGTCCATCTCCACGTTCGCCATCAGCAGTTCTGTATCCACCTCCTGCCATACGCCGTCAGCATCAAGGCATTGGGGATTGAGACAGTATTTGCAACGAAGCGGACAACCGTGGAATGCCACAAGCGTGGTGACGCCCTCGCCGTCTATCGTGAGGCGGTGGCGGTCGATGCAAATGAGTGGGGCGGTCTTCATGTTATTCTACTTTAAATGTGAAAGGAACGGTGGCATGTGATTTCACCACCTTTCCGTTTTTCTTGGCAGGAGTCCATTTCGGCATGCTTTTCAGCACTCGGATGGCTTCCTCGTCGAGGATAGGGACAAGACTTTTCTCCACCTTGATGTTGCTCAAACTTCCGTCCTTGTTGACGGTGAAACCAAGGATGACTCTGCCTATTGGCGCGCCTTCCCGACATTCTTTTGGATATTGAAGGTTGGTCTTGATGTATTGCGTCAATGCAGTCGAACCGCCTGGGTATGAAGCCTCTTCGAAAGTATCTTCTCTTTTGATGACGGGAGCCGTTCCTCTAATTCTGACTTCGGGAACGATTCCAGCCACGACTTCCCCTAAGGCACTTTCGTTGAATATTAGAGTGATAATATTGAGCTTGTCTCGGCTCATTTCAGATAGTTTGATGCTTCGGTCTATGAAGCCGATGTATTGCACGGTTATCGTGTCGCCTTGCTCCACCTCGAGAGTGAAGTTTCCATTGACATCAGTTATTGCATACTTTCCCGAAAGTTTAGCGATGACGGAGGCTCCAATAAGCGGCTCATTGTCCTCGTCGCTAATGATATGCCCTTGAACGAAGAGCATTCCTTTCTTGCTGAGAGAATCTTTCGCTTGGAGTAGGGCGATGTCGTTGGTGGTGTATTTTTGGAACTGGATAGGGATAACCTTTTCAGACTTAGGCGGTGTCGATTTGTAATATCCCTTCTGCGTGGCGCACGATGTGGCGGATGCGGTGAGGGCGGTGATGCCCAAAGCCACTCCTGCGACCTTGATGGCTTTCCCTGCCATCTGTCGGAGGTGCAGTTCGTGTTCTAAGTCCCTCACGTCTTGCTCGCATTTCGGGCAAGTGCCCTTGCATTCGCCCTTAAAGTGGCATTCTTCGGGTGAATAACTGATTCCGTTGGCATCCGCGATCTGCTTGCGGATGGCCTTGAGCGTGTTGCAAATGTTGCGTCCTCTTGTTGCCATGATTTTTCCTTTTTTATAGTTACTGCACGTGGATGTAGACAGGAAGCGTGTATTTTGATTTCACCGCCTTGCCGTTTTGCTTGGCAGAAATCCACTTTGGCATACTTTTCACCACCCGGACGGCTTCTTTGTCAAGGTCAGAATAGACGCTTTTCTTCACTTTGATGTCATTTAGATTTCCATCTTCATTGACAATGAAACTAACGACAATTTTTCCTTGTATGCTGCAATCGCCCTGTATGTTTGGATAACGAAAATTGTCTGCAATATATTTCATACACGCCGCTATGCCACCAGGAAATGACGCTTCCTCATCAACATTATCAAATATTTTGCTGTTATTGGTTGAGTCTGTGGCGATGGCGGATTGGACAACGGCGGTCTTGGCTCGCTTGTTCTTCTTAGATGGCTTGCTGTCCTCTTTCAGCGGCATGAATTTCTTGACGGTCACGTTTTTGATAGGCTTTGTGCGGTCGATTTCACCGTTGTACATTGTTGGGTCTATTGAGTCTTCATGCAAGGTTGTCGACAATCTTGTAAGTGTATCTTTGTCGTTTCCTTGTGGTTTCCCATCAGAACAAGCCGCCATGGCGACAAGTCCTGCTGCAATACCTGCAACCTTGATAGCCTTTCCTGCGGTCTGTCTACGTCGCAACTCATGCTCCAAATCTCTCACATCTTGCTCACATTTCGGACAAGTTCCCTTGCATTCACCATTGAAATGACATTCTTCGGGTGAATAGTCAATCCCATTTGCATCCGCTATCTGCTTGCGGATAGCTTTGAGAGTGTTGCAAATATAACGTCCTCTTGCCATAGTTTATTTTTTTTTATGCTTATGTCCTTTTTTGATAACAACAATTTCACCCATGAGTCCTCCACTTTCTGTCAAAGTGATGACATTGAGTTTTTCGAAATTCATTTCAGAGAGTTTGATGATTCTGTCTTGCATACCAATGAACTTTATGGTGATTGTATCTTTTGGCTCCACTTCAATTGTGAAGTTTCCATCAATGTCTGCTGCCGTTTTCTTTCCAGAAAGTTTAGCTGTGATGGAAACTTTAACATAAAGCCCTAAAGCACCCGAAAGCGAATAAGAGAATGAGTTTTGAAGCGACCCTTTTAATATGAAGAAAACTTAAAAATGCTGAGCAGCTGCCCAAACTAACTCCACCTTTGTTACCTGCGGATAAGCTTCCTTATATTTATCTGTCAAATCCCAGAAGAAAAGCGAGCCTTCTTTTGGTTTCAAATAGAAATTCTCCAAAGTTCCGCCTTTACCATCTCCAACCTCGAAATAAAGTATACTGTGATCTTCATTATACGTAGTAGTATAATACCCATCCACCAACACCTTTCCACCAGCAAGGAACTGGATTCGGGATACTGTAAATACATCACCACGACTCTTGAATTTAACAGCTTCATAAGGCTTACTTGCTATCGCATCCGATGCTATCACCAAAGAATCTTCCTTGGAAACACCCTCCACCTTACAATATTTTTGATAACCACTAAATACTTGTGTAGTCTTCCATAACGTCTCAACATCCTTGACTTCCACGGCAAGTTTTGCCTCATTACCATCTTCATCAGTCACTGTAACAATAGCCTTTCCCACAGCGATAGCAGACAAGCTAATACGCTCATCCTTACCATACTGCCCCGTCTCATGGATGCAAGTTACAGTGACTACTTTCTCATCAGAAGACTGTGCCGAAATCTTGCCCTTGGCTCCTTGCACATTCACGCGGGCACCCTGGGTGGTATATATGACAAGGCTATTGCCCTTGATACCCACTTGTTTGCCTGTGTTAATATCACCAATGATTTCATCCTGTGTGAGTTGAATACCATCATCATCGCTACACCCTACCATCAAGAGAGCGACGAAAGCCATTGCCAAAAAGTAAATCTTTGCTTTCATAAACTGTTGTTTTTATGAGTTATAGATGATAGGCGCTTTGCCCATCCTCTATTTATTAA
This window encodes:
- a CDS encoding helix-turn-helix domain-containing protein, with product MSNEVMTRNSEWMNHIVNHLNRMVDNFERAVMNYRPMLDGERFMTDKELCARLQLSRRTLQDYRNNGVIPYIQLGGKILYRESDIQKILMANYREAYRMKGL
- a CDS encoding helix-turn-helix domain-containing protein, which codes for MGFIVFEEEAFNYLDAQLENFVKRMDRIRERSEDKTMNKWLDTQDVCQTLNICPRTVQTLRDNGTLAYTQISHKTYYKPEDVMAIIAVVEDKKKDMRFRKRTG
- a CDS encoding DUF3408 domain-containing protein; translation: MARTKDAVLAPEQKELMEKEYLDFVKPSTYGNKANPSSCDSLYDDVENPELRAIVEKVAATTPYREETSTNEAQSPPNPLKRISGKQRKATLEEYQQTFLQVPRIDDRKPVFVSSDVRDRLDRVVRILGGRRMSVSGIIENIVRHHLSLYEEDFEAWRKL
- a CDS encoding plasmid mobilization relaxosome protein MobC, whose translation is MTNVQEQDKRKGGRPPTGRVRKLSKSVTVKFSKPSYEALRLRARKANRKLAEYIRESALNGEVVSGHNTETVAIAKNLIGMANNLNQLTKLSHQRGFHETHVYVVDLLRRLKTVLIEYRQGNSKPNQSRMNRREDTP
- a CDS encoding relaxase/mobilization nuclease domain-containing protein → MIGKLKKGSSFGGCIRYVTGKDEAKIIASDGVLLGTNAEITQSFELQRQLNPRIKKPVGHIALSFKPGDKPRLTDEFMAKIALEYMQMMGITDTQFIIVRHHNTDNPHCHIVYNRINNEGKLISDAHDYRRNEQVTKALKSKYGLTYGTDKSNTNTRKLRNAERAKYEIHNAVKDALKGADSWQKFKNELAKRGVHLEFVYMDKEQTKVQGIRFSKDGYSFKGTQISREYSFGKLNARFEGTENLLSARASSAQQYEQGCRKNEQVPSISESSQDPWDGISSIGLFASANAQTFEQFPEDESSKKKKKKRRRGFSL
- a CDS encoding IS982 family transposase, which produces MEITKDKVTELFCIIDEFYKVFDAENAGKLLLGEDGVKRRRRKASLSDSEIMTILLYFHFGSFRNFKHYYLFFIRGTLKSYFPNAVSYNRFVELESRVFFPLMFFLNLRAFGRCTGITFVDSTMIPICHNLRRYANKVFKGIATNGKGTMGWCHGFKLHLACNDRGEIIAFVLTGANVSDKDPTVFDVLAKRLYGKLFADKGYISQKLFDSLFEEGIQLVTGLRVNMKNKLMPFYDKMMLRKRYIIETINDLLKNTAQIVHSRHRSVANFIINIISALGAYCFFDNKPKALTGYVIEDTKQLSLF
- a CDS encoding radical SAM protein, whose translation is MKTAPLICIDRHRLTIDGEGVTTLVAFHGCPLRCKYCLNPQCLDADGVWQEVDTELLMANVEMDNLYFLATGGGICFGGGEPLLWSSFIKEFCELCPEGWHFTMETSLNVPRHHLEKVTPYIDSFIIDIKDMNPAIYQAYTGKPNRQVIDNLVWLNTHAKHKDKIILRLPIIPKFNTEDDRKHSRQVLIELGYENFDEFEYVIRNK
- a CDS encoding energy transducer TonB — encoded protein: MATRGRNICNTLKAIRKQIADANGISYSPEECHFKGECKGTCPKCEQDVRDLEHELHLRQMAGKAIKVAGVALGITALTASATSCATQKGYYKSTPPKSEKVIPIQFQKYTTNDIALLQAKDSLSKKGMLFVQGHIISDEDNEPLIGASVIAKLSGKYAITDVNGNFTLEVEQGDTITVQYIGFIDRSIKLSEMSRDKLNIITLIFNESALGEVVAGIVPEVRIRGTAPVIKREDTFEEASYPGGSTALTQYIKTNLQYPKECREGAPIGRVILGFTVNKDGSLSNIKVEKSLVPILDEEAIRVLKSMPKWTPAKKNGKVVKSHATVPFTFKVE
- a CDS encoding energy transducer TonB; translation: MARGRYICNTLKAIRKQIADANGIDYSPEECHFNGECKGTCPKCEQDVRDLEHELRRRQTAGKAIKVAGIAAGLVAMAACSDGKPQGNDKDTLTRLSTTLHEDSIDPTMYNGEIDRTKPIKNVTVKKFMPLKEDSKPSKKNKRAKTAVVQSAIATDSTNNSKIFDNVDEEASFPGGIAACMKYIADNFRYPNIQGDCSIQGKIVVSFIVNEDGNLNDIKVKKSVYSDLDKEAVRVVKSMPKWISAKQNGKAVKSKYTLPVYIHVQ